The following coding sequences lie in one Musa acuminata AAA Group cultivar baxijiao chromosome BXJ3-1, Cavendish_Baxijiao_AAA, whole genome shotgun sequence genomic window:
- the LOC103995871 gene encoding uncharacterized protein LOC103995871 encodes MAYVDHAFSISDEDVMMGDSSRAIQNRPPVKEIAFAVSLLVFGSLAIVIGSVMAANRVGGDRAHGVFFAILGSVLFLPGFYYTRIAYYAYKGYKGFYFDNIPSV; translated from the exons ATGGCGTACGTCGACCACGCCTTCTCCATCTCCGACGAGGACGTCATGATGGGCGACTCCAGCCGCGCCATCCAGAACCGCCCCCCGGTCAAGGAGATCGCCTTCGCCGTTTCCCTCCTCGTCTTCGGCTCCCTGGCCATCGTCATCGGTTCCGTCATGGCTGCCAACCGCGTCGGCGGCGATCGCGCCCACG GGGTTTTCTTTGCGATATTGGGGTCGGTGTTGTTCCTGCCGGGGTTTTACTACACGAGGATAGCTTATTATGCATACAAGGGTTACAAAGGCTTCTACTTCGACAATATTCCCTCTGTCTAA